A DNA window from Streptococcus mutans contains the following coding sequences:
- a CDS encoding carbohydrate ABC transporter permease, which translates to MKKEEKINYFWKYVLLTVGGILILIPLMVTVFSSFKKTKDIMNHFFAFPNPITLDNYKRLLADGVGGYFWNSTVITVLSVLVVMLFIPAAAYSIARNMSRRKAFNIMYSLLILGIFVPFQVIMIPITVMMSKLGLANMWGLIILYLTYAIPQTLFLYVGYIKLSVPDSLDEAAEIDGADKLTTYRKIIFPMLKPMHATTLIINALWFWNDFMLPLLILNKDSSMWTLPLFQYNYSGQYFNDYGPSFASYIVGIITITIVYLIFQKHIIAGMSNGAVK; encoded by the coding sequence TATGTACTTTTGACTGTTGGTGGCATCCTGATTTTGATCCCACTGATGGTTACTGTCTTTAGCTCTTTTAAGAAAACTAAGGATATTATGAATCATTTTTTTGCCTTTCCAAATCCTATCACCTTGGATAATTACAAACGTTTGTTAGCTGATGGTGTTGGCGGCTATTTTTGGAATTCAACGGTGATTACTGTTTTATCCGTTTTGGTGGTCATGCTCTTTATCCCTGCAGCGGCTTATTCCATTGCGCGTAACATGTCTAGAAGAAAAGCTTTCAATATCATGTATAGCCTGTTGATTCTGGGAATTTTCGTTCCTTTCCAGGTTATCATGATTCCTATTACGGTTATGATGAGTAAATTAGGCTTGGCTAATATGTGGGGATTAATTATTCTGTATTTAACTTATGCTATTCCACAGACACTCTTCCTTTACGTGGGTTATATCAAACTAAGTGTACCTGATAGTTTAGATGAAGCAGCTGAAATTGATGGTGCGGATAAATTGACAACTTATCGTAAAATCATTTTCCCTATGTTAAAACCAATGCACGCAACAACTCTGATTATTAATGCACTTTGGTTCTGGAACGACTTTATGTTGCCATTGCTGATTCTTAATAAGGATTCAAGTATGTGGACGCTTCCTCTTTTCCAATACAATTATAGCGGACAATATTTCAATGATTACGGTCCTAGTTTTGCTTCTTACATTGTTGGTATTATTACCATTACAATTGTTTATCTTATTTTCCAAAAACACATTATTGCTGGTATGAGCAATGGAGCTGTGAAGTGA
- the gtfA gene encoding sucrose phosphorylase: protein MPITNKTMLITYADSLGKNLKELNENIENYFGDAVGGVHLLPFFPSTGDRGFAPIDYHEVDSAFGDWDDVKRLGEKYYLMFDFMINHISRQSKYYKDYQEKHEASAYKDLFLNWDKFWPKNRPTQEDVDLIYKRKDRAPKQEIQFADGSVEHLWNTFGEEQIDLDVTKEVTMDFIRSTIENLAANGCDLIRLDAFAYAVKKLDTNDFFVEPEIWTLLDKVRDIAAVSGAEILPEIHEHYTIQFKIADHDYYVYDFALPMVTLYSLYSGKVDRLAKWLKMSPMKQFTTLDTHDGIGVVDVKDILTDEEITYTSNELYKVGANVNRKYSTAEYNNLDIYQINSTYYSALGDDDQKYFLARLIQAFAPGIPQVYYVGFLAGKNDLELLESTKEGRNINRHYYSSEEIAKEVKRPVVKALLNLFTYRNQSAAFDLDGRIEVETPNEATIVIERQNKDGSHIAKAEINLQDMTYRVTENDQTISFE from the coding sequence ATGCCAATTACAAATAAAACAATGTTGATTACTTACGCAGACAGTTTGGGTAAAAATTTGAAAGAATTGAATGAAAATATTGAGAATTATTTTGGAGATGCTGTTGGCGGTGTCCATTTGCTGCCATTCTTTCCTTCCACAGGTGATCGTGGCTTTGCACCGATTGATTACCATGAAGTTGACTCTGCTTTTGGCGATTGGGATGATGTCAAACGCTTGGGTGAAAAATATTACCTCATGTTTGATTTCATGATTAATCATATTTCGCGTCAGTCTAAATATTATAAAGATTACCAAGAAAAGCATGAAGCAAGTGCTTATAAAGATCTATTTTTAAATTGGGATAAATTTTGGCCTAAAAATCGCCCGACACAAGAAGATGTAGACCTGATTTATAAGCGTAAGGATCGAGCACCTAAGCAGGAAATCCAATTTGCAGATGGCAGTGTTGAACATCTCTGGAACACTTTTGGGGAGGAACAGATTGATCTTGACGTGACTAAAGAAGTGACTATGGATTTTATTCGCTCTACCATTGAAAATTTAGCAGCCAACGGCTGTGATCTCATTCGTTTGGATGCCTTTGCTTATGCTGTTAAAAAGCTAGATACGAATGATTTCTTTGTTGAACCTGAAATCTGGACTCTGCTAGATAAAGTTCGTGATATAGCTGCTGTATCGGGTGCGGAAATCTTGCCGGAAATTCATGAACACTATACTATTCAATTTAAAATTGCAGACCATGATTACTATGTTTATGATTTTGCCCTGCCTATGGTGACGCTCTACAGCCTATATTCGGGCAAGGTTGACCGTCTTGCCAAATGGCTGAAAATGAGTCCGATGAAACAGTTCACCACCCTTGATACACATGACGGTATTGGTGTGGTTGATGTTAAGGATATCCTGACTGACGAAGAAATTACCTATACTTCTAATGAGCTTTATAAGGTCGGTGCCAATGTCAATCGTAAGTATTCAACTGCCGAATATAATAACTTGGATATCTATCAAATTAATTCAACTTACTATTCAGCACTTGGTGATGATGATCAAAAATACTTTTTGGCCCGCTTGATACAAGCTTTTGCTCCAGGTATTCCACAGGTTTATTACGTTGGCTTTTTAGCTGGCAAGAATGATCTTGAATTACTGGAAAGCACTAAAGAAGGCCGCAATATCAACCGTCATTATTATAGTAGTGAAGAAATTGCTAAGGAAGTGAAGCGACCAGTTGTCAAGGCACTTTTAAATCTCTTTACTTACCGCAATCAGTCAGCAGCTTTTGATTTGGATGGCCGTATTGAAGTGGAAACGCCAAATGAAGCGACCATTGTCATAGAACGTCAAAATAAAGATGGCAGTCATATCGCAAAAGCAGAGATTAATCTCCAAGATATGACATACAGAGTAACAGAAAATGATCAAACAATAAGCTTTGAATAA
- a CDS encoding ABC transporter ATP-binding protein, whose protein sequence is MVELNLNHIYKKYPNSSHYSVEDFDLDIKNKEFIVFVGPSGCGKSTTLRMVAGLEDITKGELKIDGEVVNDKAPKDRDIAMVFQNYALYPHMSVYDNMAFGLKLRHYSKEAIDKRVKEAAQILGLTEFLERKPADLSGGQRQRVAMGRAIVRDAKVFLMDEPLSNLDAKLRVSMRAEIAKIHRRIGATTIYVTHDQTEAMTLADRIVIMSSTKNEDGSGTIGRVEQVGTPQELYNRPANKFVAGFIGSPAMNFFDVTIKDGQLVGKDGLTIAVTEGQLKMLESKGFKNKNLIFGIRPEDISSSLLVQETYPDATVDAEVVVSELLGSETMLYLKLGQTEFAARVDARDFHEPGEKVSLTFNVAKGHFFDAETEAAIR, encoded by the coding sequence ATGGTTGAACTAAATTTAAATCACATTTATAAAAAATACCCTAACAGCAGTCATTACTCTGTTGAAGATTTTGACTTGGATATCAAGAACAAAGAATTCATCGTTTTTGTTGGTCCTTCAGGCTGCGGAAAATCAACAACCCTTCGGATGGTTGCTGGTTTGGAGGATATTACCAAGGGCGAACTTAAAATTGACGGTGAAGTGGTCAATGATAAGGCCCCCAAAGATCGCGATATTGCTATGGTTTTCCAAAACTATGCGCTTTATCCTCATATGAGCGTTTATGATAATATGGCTTTTGGACTTAAACTACGTCACTATTCCAAAGAAGCTATTGATAAGCGTGTCAAGGAAGCTGCACAAATTCTTGGTCTGACCGAATTTTTAGAACGTAAACCAGCTGATTTATCCGGAGGTCAACGTCAGCGTGTGGCTATGGGTCGGGCAATTGTTCGTGATGCCAAGGTCTTTTTGATGGATGAGCCCCTGTCCAATTTAGATGCCAAGTTGCGGGTATCTATGCGGGCAGAGATTGCGAAAATTCATCGTCGTATCGGTGCAACGACCATTTATGTTACCCATGACCAAACGGAAGCCATGACCTTAGCTGACCGTATTGTTATTATGAGTTCAACAAAAAATGAGGATGGTTCAGGTACAATTGGCCGCGTGGAACAGGTAGGAACGCCTCAGGAACTTTATAACCGGCCTGCTAATAAATTCGTTGCTGGTTTTATCGGCAGTCCGGCCATGAACTTCTTTGATGTTACTATCAAAGATGGGCAGCTGGTCGGTAAGGATGGCTTAACGATTGCTGTTACAGAAGGGCAGCTTAAAATGCTTGAGTCTAAAGGTTTTAAGAATAAGAACTTAATTTTTGGTATTCGTCCGGAGGATATTTCCAGCAGTCTTTTAGTTCAGGAAACTTATCCAGATGCTACAGTTGATGCAGAAGTGGTTGTCTCAGAATTGCTTGGCAGTGAAACCATGCTTTATCTTAAACTTGGGCAAACAGAATTTGCAGCACGTGTCGATGCTAGAGATTTCCATGAACCGGGTGAAAAGGTCTCTCTCACCTTTAATGTTGCCAAGGGTCACTTCTTTGACGCAGAAACGGAAGCAGCCATTCGATAA